A region of the Stieleria neptunia genome:
GTTGCCAGCGAATGCCCGCGCCCGGCGACTTCCAAACAAGGGTCCCGTCGCGCGCACCCGTGAGCGGCTCGCTCGCAAGTGAATGAAACTCGTGAGAACCGTGCGTCATCGGCGAGTACCACTGAAAAATCGACCCGATCACCTGCGGACGCCCTTGATCGGTCCACAGAAACACATTGCCGTAGACCTCTCCGGCAATCGGATTCGACCATTTCAAAATTGACTCGTCATGCAATCGCAAGCTCCGCGGCGGCGTCCCGGCGACCTGAAAGTCGTACTGGCGAGCCGCGTCCGTGGTGATCTGCAGCGCATCGGCAACGCGATCCTCGGTCCCCGATGCATCGCTGTTCGGATTTTCCGCTTTCACAGGACCAGTCGTGCAAACCGCCAAGACCAAGACCCACAGCCCAGTCCCCACACCTCCGGCCGACACGAACCACGGCGATAGTGTTTGATGCATGCGTAACTCCGGCTGGATAGAAAAATTCTGATTCAAGAGTCAGACGGCTCGAAACTCAACCTACCCGCTCCACGACCGACGATCAAGACACTTCGTCTACAACGTGCGAGATGACAAGCTTGCAACCTGCCGGGTGCACTCGGCTCGCGTCCATCGACCGATCCAATCAACCTAGCGAGTGGGATAGGCTTCCAGGCTCGTCATTCCAGCGTCGACAGGCTGGAAGCCTATCCCACTTCGTTTCCGTGCGTTGCTAAAAGCGATAGGGCACGAGCGTTGCGCTGTCGATCCCGCGTTTGGTCCCGTTACCGGTGAAGGCCCCATTTTTGTAAACGGCCAGGATCTTCAGTTGTCCCTTGCGACCCGGATTGGGAATCGAGAGTGAGAAACGCGATTGCGAGTCGACTTGGGCGACAAAGCCCTTGACCCAGTAGCCGCCAATTTTGTCATCACGATCATCGATCACCACGACACGGTGAACCGGGAAATCGATTTCCAGTTTCCCGCGAACGATGATCGCGTGGGACTTACGATCGTAGTCCGCCGTCACTTGCCGGAAACTCGTCGTGGGCAGCTTGTTTCGTGCCGTCGGGTCCCCGGTAAAGACTGGATGGGCGGAAAGAATTGCGGCGCTGGCTTCGGACAGATACGCCTTCGTCCTGTCGGGCATCTTGTGAAATCGATAAATCCGATTGACCGGTCCCATCAACGTATTCCCCTTGCCCAGTTCCACTTTTGGTCCGATGTGCGGCAAGCCCAGTCCATGACCGAACTCGTGGATACACCCCTTCAGCGTCAGCTTGTCGTTGAGCGGCGTGACCATTTGGCTGCGCGGTGAAATTTTCCCCGGCAGGTTGGTGTAGTTCAGCACGGCCCAGCCGCCGTCTTTGGAGTTCCCCGAACCGCGATAGCTGTCATGCCTGACGGGCGGATCACCAACGTAGACAAAGATCCAATACAGGTTGCCGGCAATCTTGATGCCATGATCACGTTTCAGCTTGTCGTGCACCTGCCGGCTGATCCACTGCTTCTTGTAGGCGCCACCGGCGGCCGGCAGATCGCCTTTGACGTGAATCACCGAGAGGTTGCCGTCGTCACCGCGATGAAAGATTTCCTTCCGAGCCGGCGAATACCCCCAATCGGTCAGCCCGTCATGAAAAAACTGTTCGGCGTATAAACCGAATTGATTCAGCCGATCCAAATAGCCTGCCCGCGGTGGCGGCTGAACATCGCTCGGCGTAAACAGAACGATCTGTGCTTGGGGAATCGAGGGTCCCTGGGCGACGACGTCGGCGGCACCGAGTGTCGAGACGCACCAGAGCAGAAGACACGCGGCAGTATTCCAGAAATCTCGCAGCCTGAAACACAGTAACGCCTGGGATGGGGTACCAGTTGCCATAACGGACAGCAAATCGAAGGAAATCGGACTCAAAGCAAGAACCGATTTTAGCAGACCCTTCTCAGCCGCGCCGGCAACTCGATCGGGATCGACATCAGCGTGGGAGACGCGATGGATAAAACGAGGCTTTCACGTCGGCGTCCAGATTGCAGAGCACCAGTCGGCTGCCCTTGGCTTTCAGCCGTTGATAAAACGTTTCCAGGGCTTCGATCGACCCGGGAGTGAATTGGCTGATCCCTTCAAAATCAACGATCACGCGGCTGTCGTTCTGCAGCCATTTGGCAAGCCGCGTCAGGTCGCCGCGCAATTGGCTCTCCGATTCTTCTTCGCCGCCCAAAACGTCGGGATCGAAACGGACATGGAGAATCTGCTCCAGCACCGTGATGTTCAGGCTCTCCAGATGGTCTCCATCCAGATTTCCCAGGGGACGCACCGGTTCACGCGGCTTAAGCGCCAGGGCGGCGGCGGCCTCGTCGTGGAACTCAAACATTTCAAACGTTCGGTGGCGGTATTTTGCCATGACCAAGATTCTCGTTCGGGTAGATCCGCCGGCTCACGAGCCATGACGGAAAAGTCGCGGGCGATCGATCGGAGACGCCCGTCAAACGTCGCGATGGAGGCGTCGATGGACGACGGGCTCGGCGATCGTTCGTTGTCGCGACGGTGCACCAAGGCGGCACCGGGGCTGACAAAAGAAATCCGCCGATGCACACCGTTGTGATCAGGCGGTCGGCACACGTGGTGGGCGGCGGCTTTCGCCAGCGGCGCCCAAAACGTGAATGCCACGCGACGTTCAAATCGCGTTCAATTTTCCTACAGCGGTCGTTACCAACGTCCGCCACCGCCATTGCTACGCTCTTCGCGCGGTTTGGCTTCGTTGACCGTCACGTCGCGGCCGCAGATCGATTTTTGGTCGATTCCGCTGATCGCTTCCAGGCCGGCTTCACGGTCTCTCATTTCGACAAACCCGAATCCGCGTGAACGACCGGTGTCGCGGTCTTTGATCACGTTGACCGACTTCACGTCGCCGTACTCGCCGAAGGCGGTTTCGACGTCATTTTCGGTCGCGTCAAAGCTTAGATTTCCAACATAAATGTTCATAATTGAACTCCTTTTTGAGGTGATTCCGTGTTCACGGAAACAAAACAGGAGTCAAAAGAGAGGCCCACGATCGATGGATCGGGGACGCAAGGTGGTGCGAGGCACCAAATATTTCCAGCCGCGAGCGCCAGAAGAATCGAAAGGATCAATCACAGAGAACTTTAAAAAGCTCGGCCCGGAACGAAAATCCAACTCATCCGTAACAACAACTATCCGAAACTACTTTTCCAAAGCTCTCTCAATCTTCCTGGGTCGCGGAGGGAAGTCAGTGCAAACCGCACTTCGCGCTTCGCCATAAATCACGACACGATTCACTATAACACTTATCGACTGTGTGCGGCCAATAATCCAGCGGCAATGTCCAAATCGATTCAGCACGTCGACGTAACAGCTGCCTGATGCACGGTTTGGAGCATCAAAGATCGGCTATAATTTTCAGCGGACTGAGGGTGCATGCATTGGAAACTTGAAGTGACCTGTTGGATTCCGGCTGCCGAGACAACGATGATGCGACGCTGTTTTCTTGTGATCCTGATTGCATTGCTGACGTTTCAGTCGACGATCGCGAGCGAACCAACGCTCGATACTCTGCTGCAAACGTTCCACGAGTACTCCGGCGCGACCCTCGTCTTTCACCGCGACGAACTCCCTCCCGGACGCTACCACGACGTGCTCAAACCGCTCGACGAGTCCGGGAAGGCACTCGCCGCGGCGATTTGTCTGCAGGAAGCAAAGATGTATCCGCCGAGGTATCTGGAAGAAGTCGGTCTCAAGACCGTCGGGGTCTTTGCCGCCTGTGCGTCGAAGAGAACGTCGGACCGAAATCGACCCTATGACAAACAGCTTGGGGGCTACCGATACTTTGGCGTCTACAACGGCACCGACGCGATCGCCGCGGCGCTGTACAGCGAGGGACAGTTGGCGCTGACGTTTCATCACGAGATCTTCCATCATGTCGATGCGACCGTCGACGGCGAAACGGCGTCGTGGCAATTGTCTAGCGACGACGCGTTCTACCGGGCCGCGATCTCCGGCAGCCGGCCGTATGTTGCGCCGCCGATCGCCGGCGACGACTTGGTGGCACTGCGTCAGCGATGCTTTGGGCTGACGCTGAAAGACGCGGTCAGCGAGTATGCCGCCAAAAACCCCCGTGAAGATCAGGCCGAAACGGCGCGTCATCTGATGAGCATGCTTCCCAACGCGCTGGTGCAACTGACCGATCAACCCGAACTCGCCGGCAGCCAACGAATCATGCATGTGTTGCGGGAATACGAACAGTCGGTGCCCGATGGCCCCGGCATCGATTGGTTTGTCGACGTCGCGCTCCAGCGTGCCCATCACGATCTGTCTCGATTGACGACTGATCAGCTAGTGGTCCACTTGAAGGACTATGCCGACGGTGGCGAGAGCGGATACGACGGTGTCGCCGATGATCCGCGCGGTGCAAGAATCGCACTCCAAGCCATTGTGCGAGTGTCCCCCGATTCGGTGACCGCACAACAGGCGTCGGATTTCGTTCGACTTGCAACAGAGATCACCGGTGCCTTGCTGAAACAGCGGATTCGCCCTGATCGGTCTGACCAACGGTTCGACATTTGGGGACGCGAGGAAGCCGACGGCGTCAACTACACGTTGCGCCGTGACATCGTTCGGTTTGGAAAGGACGCGAAACGATTGAAATGGATTGCGCGAATCCATCAACAAGGCTCTGACGTCTCGAATAGTCAACTGACGCGAGCCCAATTGAAAAACCTTCGATTACTGGCTCGCTACTACATGTTCATCAGGTCCGGCTGGTCGGTCACCGACGGGACTCAGGATGTTTTTGAATCAACGCGGCAGACGTTTTTGAATTCGTTGGTTGATGACAATGATTCCGTTTACACGCAATTGAAAACGAGAGCGTATCCCGAGCTTGCCACCCAGATTTCGCCTGAGGGTCATTTCCTTAGCGCCGTCGATTCGATGTAACCGGATCCGATGATGTCGGCTTGGAACGGGCCCGATGCGTACCCCCGTTGATTGAGTGGGCCGCGGGCGCGTAAGCGGCCGGGCACTTCGGCGCCCGCCCGAGGCCTTACGGCCAGCGGCTCACCGTTGACTCAACCGTTTCTGATTGCACCATCCGGCCGATCAGCTCTCACGACTTCTCCGCCGGCGCACCGACTTGATGCACGTAGATATCGCGTTGGGGGAACGGGATCGAGATGCCGGCTTCGTCAAAGCGTTGTTTGACCGCTCGCGTGACGTCGGTTTTGACCTGCCACCAATCGCTCGTCTTGGCCCAGGGTCGGCAGACGATGTTGACCGACGAATCCGCCAACGCGTGAGTCACGACGACCGGCGCGGGATCCTCTAAGACCAACTCGTGCGACTTGACGACCTCCAGAATGATCTGTTCGGCTTGCTCGAAATCATCGCCGTAGCCGATTCCAAACTCCATGTCGACGCGTCGGTTCTCGTTGGCCGTGATGTTGGTGATGACGTTGTTCCAGATCGAGTTATTGGGCACATGGATCGTTTGATTGTCGAACGTCCGAAACGTCGTGGAAATCAGATTCATCTTGTCGACGGTCCCCGTGATACCGCCGGCGGTGACCACGTTGCCGATATCGAAGGGTCGATTGACCAGGATCATCAATCCACTGGCAAAGTTACTGAGTGTCCCTTGCAAGGCCAGACCGATGACCAAACCGGTCGCCCCGATCGCCGCCACGATCGGCGTGATGTCGATCTCCAAGGCCGTCAGCGCGACGGCGAAACCGACCACAAACACCACGTTCTTGATCGAATTGGAAATCATCCGTTCGGCCAGCTGAGAGAGTCTGACTTTCCGATCGAGCAACCAGTTGACGATTTTGGCGATGATCCGCGCGATGATGGACGTGATCACCAAGATGGCAACAAACTTGGCCAGATTCCAAGCCCAACGCTGACCTCCCTCCCGTGACATCAACCAGCCCACAAATCCGGACCACGCGGTTTGCACATCGGACGTATCCAGTTCGATTCCCGAGACCGCGGCGATGTAAATGCGATACTCCTCGGCCTCGCCCCCCTTGCGTTCAAGAGAATTCAAGACGACTTCCAAGCGGTCGCTCAAAGCCGTCCGCTCCTCCTGAAGCACATTGACATCTTCCAACAAGCCCTGCTTGGCCTCCACCATCTCCACCTCGCTGGTGCCGGCCGCTACGGCAGCAACGTCAACCGCACCGGCTTCGGCCGCTTCGTCGGCAGCCTCTTCCGCAGCCGTGGTTTCCAAGTCGCTGATCACCTGTTTGACCCCCAAACGAGCCCTGGCGATTTGCCCTCCCTTGGCACGCAGCAGAGCAAACCACGCGTCCGCTTCACGCTCAAGTTCCGACTTGGTCATCGGTTTGACCATGATCTCCAATTGATCGATCGGGATTTGCGGATCGCCGATGCGGACCGCCGGCGTGGAAGAATCGCCGCCCGATTGGTTGCTGGACTGGGCCTGCAGCGGCACCGGCCACCAAGTGAGACACACGGCACTGAACAAAATTAACCTGAAAAAATGCATCTGAGGGTTCGCTTGTCGTGTCAAAAGGGATCCATTTCGGAACGCTGCTGCCCTCATTCTTAGGGTTTCGCGCTGATTGCCAAGTCGATGCGTAGTAAGATGCCGCAGATCGGTGGTGGGAAGACGAGACAGGCAAGAGAATGGCGCCCGTCCCACTGTCTCCGATTCCCTCCCCCCAACCCTCCTTCCTCCCTTCGTTCTCCGCCCCAGCCCTGTGTGAATGCCGGGGCAACGGACGCACACCCAGAGCCAGCGTCATGACCATGGCGTGCCCACCACTCACCCCACCTGGAATTCGCATGATCGCTCGCAGGTTCGCGAACTACGTCGCCCACCTTGCCCTTCTCAGCATCCTGACCGCGTCGGTGGTGGCCGCCGACGACTGGCCGATGTGGCGATACGACGCCACCCGCTCGGCCGCCAGTCCGAACGAGTTGGACAGCGAATTGAGCCTGGTGTGGCAGAAACCGTTCTCTGCGCGAACTCAGGCCTGGGACGATCCGCTGAATCTGGACTTGATGACGTATGACCGGGTCTTTGAACCGATCGTCATCGACGGTCGCCTGATCGTGGGATTCAATGACCGCGACAAAGTCGTGGCGATGGACACCGACACCGGCCAACAGCTTTGGACGTTTTACACCGAAGCCCCGGTCCGCATGCCGCCGGTGGGATCGCGGGGGCACGTCTACTTCACCAGCGACGACGGCTGCTTGTACTGCGTTGACGCCGCGGACGGAAAATTGCAATGGAAATTCAACGCCGCGCCGAATTCACAACACGCGATCGGCAATCGGCGACTGACCTCGGCCTGGCCGGCCCGCGGTGGTCCGGTCGTGCGGGACGACACCGTGTACTTTGCCGCCAGCATTTGGCCCTTCATGGGCACCTTCCTCTATGCACTCGATGCACAGACGGGCGAAGTCCGCTGGGTCAACGATCGCACCGGTTCCCAGTACATCAAACAGCCGCACAGCGCCCCGTCCTTCGCCGGGGTTGCACCGCAAGGCGCCTTGGTCGCAACCGAGTCGCTGTTGATCGTGCCGGGCGGTCGCTCCGTCCCGGCCGTGTTCGAACGCCGCAACGGCGAAATGCGTTACTTCGAATTGAACGCCGGTGGAAAAGGAACCGGTGGTTCCTTCGTCGCCGCCGACGACCAACACTTCTATGTTCACACGCGGCAGAAAGGAACACGGGCCTTCAAGCTGGACGACGGCGTCAAAACCGCGTTCATGCCTAACGAACCGGTGCTGCACCACGGCAGGGTCTATTCGGCGGAATCCAAAGACAGACAGAACGTTGTCCGTGCCTACCGAGCCGATCAAAAACTCGATTGGGAAATCAACGCCGATGGCAGCGGCGATCTAATTTTG
Encoded here:
- a CDS encoding STAS domain-containing protein; the protein is MAKYRHRTFEMFEFHDEAAAALALKPREPVRPLGNLDGDHLESLNITVLEQILHVRFDPDVLGGEEESESQLRGDLTRLAKWLQNDSRVIVDFEGISQFTPGSIEALETFYQRLKAKGSRLVLCNLDADVKASFYPSRLPR
- a CDS encoding RNA recognition motif domain-containing protein, with protein sequence MNIYVGNLSFDATENDVETAFGEYGDVKSVNVIKDRDTGRSRGFGFVEMRDREAGLEAISGIDQKSICGRDVTVNEAKPREERSNGGGGRW
- a CDS encoding mechanosensitive ion channel family protein, whose product is MHFFRLILFSAVCLTWWPVPLQAQSSNQSGGDSSTPAVRIGDPQIPIDQLEIMVKPMTKSELEREADAWFALLRAKGGQIARARLGVKQVISDLETTAAEEAADEAAEAGAVDVAAVAAGTSEVEMVEAKQGLLEDVNVLQEERTALSDRLEVVLNSLERKGGEAEEYRIYIAAVSGIELDTSDVQTAWSGFVGWLMSREGGQRWAWNLAKFVAILVITSIIARIIAKIVNWLLDRKVRLSQLAERMISNSIKNVVFVVGFAVALTALEIDITPIVAAIGATGLVIGLALQGTLSNFASGLMILVNRPFDIGNVVTAGGITGTVDKMNLISTTFRTFDNQTIHVPNNSIWNNVITNITANENRRVDMEFGIGYGDDFEQAEQIILEVVKSHELVLEDPAPVVVTHALADSSVNIVCRPWAKTSDWWQVKTDVTRAVKQRFDEAGISIPFPQRDIYVHQVGAPAEKS